Proteins from a single region of Gambusia affinis linkage group LG12, SWU_Gaff_1.0, whole genome shotgun sequence:
- the LOC122841726 gene encoding zinc finger protein 239-like: protein MSSVQHLRDFIRQRLTAAAEEIFTEVEKTIVRYEEDMKLLETCWNKPQIKTTRTDPDQDEPEPLQIKQEEPELSLIEAGLEELGPTKGNQKDPVPGGITGELTEPEPAQIKDELTEPQRLYVPMSNSQEGQQLVLKEETSVDRLSYQQTEAEPTAEQLYSYYGSESQSSEGNVSTVSQSLSQRNTDSSLKCDFCEKVFNYKNNLVQHRRTHTGERPFSCKTCGKSFSKSSNLKVHMRSHTGERPFICSICGKALSSNRHLSDHMVTHSSQRPYGCSVCGKTFCHESSFQYHMKGHNGDRPYSCDTCGKRFILSSSLLTHTRTHTGERPFCCTTCGKRFAQSSNLSVHMRIHTGEKPYCCPTCGESFCRRAGLLRHTETHKTV, encoded by the exons atgtcttcagttcagcaTCTGAGGGATTTTATCAGACAGAGATTAACTGCTGCGGCGGAAGAAATCTTCACCGAGGTTGAAAAAACTATCGTCCGCTACGAGGAGGACATGAAACTGCTGGAAACCTGCTGGAATAAACCTCAGATAAAGACAACCAGAACCG ATCCAGACCAAGatgaaccagaacctctgcagattaaacaggaggaaccagaactttCACTGATTGAAGCGGGTCTGGAAGAACTTGGACCAACTAAAGGAAACCAGAAGGATCCAGTTCCTGGAGGAATCACAGGAGAactgacagaaccagaaccagcacagATTAAAGATGAACTCACAGAACCACAGCGGCTGTACGTCCCGATGTCCAACAGCCAGGAGGGACAGCAGCTGGTACTGAAGGAGGAGACGTCAGTGGACCGGCTGAGTTACCAGCAAACTGAAGCAGAACCAACCGCTGAGCAGCTTTACAGTTATTACGGTTCTGAATCCCAAAGTTCAGAAGGAAACGTCTCCACTGTGTCCCAGAGTTTGTCTCAGAGAAACACGGATTCTTCTCTGAAATGTGACTTCTGTGAAAAAGTCTTCAACTACAAAAACAATCTGGTTCAGCATCGCAGGACTCACACAGGCGAGCGGCCATTTTCCTGTAAAACATGCGGGAAGAGCTTCTCCAAAAGCAGCAATCTGAAGGTCCACATGAGGTCCCACACAGGTGAGAGGCCTTTCATCTGCAGCATCTGCGGCAAAGCTTTAAGTTCAAACAGACATCTGTCCGATCACATGGTCACCCACTCCAGCCAGAGGCCCTATGGTTGCTCAGTGTGTGGGAAAACGTTTTGTCATGAGAGTTCCTTCCAGTACCACATGAAAGGCCACAACGGAGACAGGCCGTATTCTTGTGACACGTGTGGAAAAAGGTTTATTCTCAGTTCCAGCCTGCTGACCCACACGAGAACCCACACCGGGGAGAGACCTTTCTGCTGCACCACGTGTGGAAAACGGTTCGCTCAGAGCAGCAACCTGAGCGTTCACATGAGaatccacacaggagagaagccGTACTGCTGCCCAACGTGTGGAGAGAGTTTCTGTCGTAGAGCAGGTCTGCTCAGGCACACGGAGACCCACAAGACCGTCTGA